One Microbispora sp. ZYX-F-249 genomic region harbors:
- a CDS encoding sensor histidine kinase, with amino-acid sequence MSLAALWVFAAWVTVRDGLNLAWVAVYDSNVAQPSESLLVELQKERRLSVSRLVNPALVPSADLTAQRGRTDAAAGEFRRLTNTDIMRFAATDELRRRIDRTFRQLDQLGSARHAVDARQVDRNKAIDAYNDPIDSLFQVYYSLATLDDDELAKDTRTLISLNWARELISREDALLAGVIATGRFGQTEVAQFTQLVGAERNVMDLAQADLEEPLPDVHQRLQKSAALARLHSLEDLVAQQGRPGLRPPVSGEQWQSATSAVLTQLHDVVGGAGETMVDRATPVAAGVIIRLVLAGVLGLVAVIASIVLSVTTARALVRQLEKLREAALELANERLPGVVSRLAQGEKVDVKAEAPPLDFGPDVIGQVGAAFNTVQETAIRTAVEEAQLRQSIRDILLSLARRTQSLVHRQLTLLDVMERRESDPAELKDLFRIDHLATRMRRNAENLIVLSGASPARAWRRSVPMVDVVRGALAEVEDYTRVTVMPMGETALIGRAVGDVIHLLAELIENAVSFSPPYTMVQVGGQAVASGYAIEIEDRGLGMSAEDLEATNQRIADPPEFNLSSTARLGLYVVSRLAERHGIKVSLKASPYGGTTAVVLLPRDLVIEGENVAPEEETGPGLGRREPAARKIALVGVPDAVPEPVQEVVPVPRAPEPPRPVPSVPPSGGAEPDRLAPTAGFTPSGLPFRVPQANLAPALAEEPRRESAADDDEDRSPEDIRKIMGSFQSGTRRGRSEAAKLLGEEEDNL; translated from the coding sequence GTGTCGCTTGCGGCCCTTTGGGTCTTCGCCGCGTGGGTGACCGTGCGGGATGGTCTCAACCTCGCGTGGGTGGCGGTCTACGACAGCAACGTCGCCCAGCCGAGTGAGTCCCTGCTGGTGGAGCTGCAGAAGGAGCGGCGCCTGTCGGTCTCCCGCCTGGTGAACCCCGCGCTGGTCCCGTCCGCCGACCTCACCGCGCAGCGCGGCCGTACGGACGCCGCCGCGGGCGAGTTCCGCAGGCTCACGAACACCGACATCATGCGGTTCGCGGCGACCGACGAGCTCCGCAGACGGATCGACCGCACGTTCCGGCAGCTCGACCAGCTCGGTTCCGCGCGGCACGCGGTGGACGCGCGCCAGGTGGACCGGAACAAGGCCATCGACGCCTACAACGACCCCATCGACTCCCTCTTCCAGGTCTACTATTCGCTCGCCACGCTCGACGACGACGAGCTCGCGAAAGACACGCGAACACTTATCAGCCTCAACTGGGCCCGAGAACTCATCTCACGCGAAGATGCGCTTTTGGCCGGCGTCATCGCGACGGGCAGGTTCGGCCAGACGGAGGTCGCCCAGTTCACCCAGCTCGTCGGTGCCGAGCGCAATGTGATGGACCTCGCGCAGGCCGACCTGGAGGAGCCGCTTCCCGACGTCCACCAGCGGCTGCAGAAGAGCGCGGCGCTCGCCCGGCTCCACAGCCTGGAGGACCTGGTCGCGCAGCAGGGCAGGCCCGGCCTGCGCCCGCCCGTGAGCGGAGAGCAGTGGCAGTCGGCGACGTCCGCCGTCCTGACCCAGCTGCACGACGTGGTCGGCGGCGCGGGCGAGACGATGGTCGATCGGGCGACCCCCGTCGCCGCCGGCGTCATCATCCGGCTGGTGCTGGCGGGTGTGCTCGGCCTCGTGGCGGTCATCGCGTCGATCGTCCTGTCGGTCACCACGGCCCGGGCGCTGGTGCGCCAGCTGGAGAAGCTGCGCGAGGCCGCGCTCGAACTGGCCAACGAGCGCCTGCCCGGCGTGGTCTCCCGCCTCGCCCAGGGCGAGAAGGTCGACGTCAAGGCCGAGGCGCCGCCGCTCGACTTCGGGCCCGACGTCATCGGCCAGGTGGGCGCGGCGTTCAACACCGTGCAGGAGACCGCGATCCGCACCGCCGTCGAGGAGGCCCAGCTCCGGCAGAGCATCCGCGACATCCTGCTCAGCCTCGCCCGGCGTACGCAGTCGCTCGTGCACCGTCAGCTCACGCTGCTCGACGTGATGGAGCGGCGCGAGTCGGACCCGGCCGAGCTGAAGGACCTGTTCCGCATCGACCACCTCGCCACCCGCATGCGGCGCAACGCGGAGAACCTCATCGTTTTGTCCGGGGCGTCCCCCGCCCGCGCGTGGCGGCGCTCGGTGCCGATGGTCGACGTCGTGCGCGGCGCGCTGGCGGAGGTCGAGGACTACACCCGCGTCACCGTGATGCCGATGGGGGAGACCGCGCTCATCGGCCGCGCGGTGGGCGACGTCATCCACCTGCTCGCCGAGCTGATCGAGAACGCGGTGTCGTTCTCCCCGCCGTACACGATGGTGCAGGTGGGCGGCCAGGCGGTGGCCAGCGGCTACGCGATCGAGATCGAGGACCGCGGCCTCGGGATGAGCGCCGAGGACCTGGAGGCGACCAACCAGCGGATCGCCGACCCGCCCGAGTTCAACCTGTCGAGCACCGCCAGGCTCGGGCTGTACGTCGTCAGCCGCCTGGCCGAGCGGCACGGCATCAAGGTGTCCCTCAAGGCGTCGCCGTACGGCGGCACCACCGCGGTCGTGCTGCTGCCGCGCGACCTCGTCATCGAGGGCGAGAACGTCGCGCCTGAGGAGGAGACCGGTCCCGGTCTCGGACGCCGGGAGCCCGCGGCCCGGAAGATCGCGCTGGTGGGCGTGCCCGACGCGGTTCCCGAACCAGTGCAGGAGGTGGTTCCCGTGCCGAGGGCTCCCGAGCCGCCCAGGCCCGTGCCGAGCGTCCCACCCTCCGGCGGTGCCGAGCCGGACAGGCTCGCGCCCACGGCGGGGTTCACCCCGTCGGGGTTGCCGTTCCGGGTGCCGCAGGCGAACCTCGCTCCCGCGCTCGCCGAGGAGCCGAGGCGCGAGAGCGCGGCGGACGACGACGAGGACCGCTCGCCCGAGGACATCCGTAAGATCATGGGCTCGTTCCAGTCGGGGACGAGGCGCGGCAGATCCGAAGCCGCGAAGCTGCTCGGCGAAGAGGAGGACAACCTGTGA
- a CDS encoding prenyltransferase/squalene oxidase repeat-containing protein, with the protein MSVGGLTFPRAVDVAAAAAELVADLMVRPWGTVSPSVYETGRLVSLAPWLVGHAERVRFLLDGQRPDGRWGGPDGYALVPTLSATEALLCALSRGEPDRETLSRAAGRGLDWLLGWPPRGTAPLFPDMPAIELIVPALVELVNAHLDTLADRDMPHLSGRPRLRLPAGMDDHRLAAVRSRVGSGAELPQKLMHALETAGPAAHGAPGVQPTSIGTVGASPAATAAWLGDRALPDPGTAARRHLEAVARRYGGPVPVGLPITVFERGWVLSWLARAGIPFEVPPEMLADLRAAIQPVGTPAGAGLPPDADTTSVALYALALLGMPHEPDSLRAFRTDTHFCTWQGEEGASVSVNAHVLDALGQYAAVRPEAAERYRPDMDAIENWLRARQRPEGWWEDRWHASPYYATVACALALDTFGGAGCASSVRGAVRWVLETQRADGSWGRWDGTREETAYALQLLLLSRDHREDGLVAEAAAKGYAYLLRAGEADDPPLWHDKDLYLPVAVVRAAILAALHLAQSSRLVVDRHRQL; encoded by the coding sequence GTGAGCGTCGGCGGCCTGACCTTCCCCAGGGCGGTCGACGTGGCGGCCGCGGCCGCCGAACTGGTCGCCGACCTCATGGTCCGGCCGTGGGGCACGGTCTCCCCCTCCGTGTACGAGACCGGGCGGCTGGTGAGCCTGGCGCCGTGGCTGGTGGGCCACGCGGAACGGGTGCGGTTCCTGCTGGACGGCCAGCGGCCCGACGGCCGCTGGGGCGGGCCGGACGGGTACGCCCTCGTCCCCACGTTGAGCGCGACCGAGGCGCTCCTGTGCGCGCTGTCGCGGGGGGAGCCCGATCGGGAGACGCTCTCGCGGGCGGCCGGCCGAGGGCTGGACTGGCTGCTCGGCTGGCCGCCGCGGGGCACCGCGCCGCTGTTCCCCGACATGCCGGCGATCGAGCTGATCGTGCCCGCGCTGGTCGAGCTGGTCAACGCGCACCTGGACACGCTGGCCGACCGGGATATGCCCCATCTGTCCGGGCGCCCGCGGCTGCGGCTGCCCGCGGGCATGGACGACCACCGGCTCGCCGCGGTCAGGTCGCGGGTCGGCTCCGGCGCGGAACTGCCGCAGAAGCTCATGCACGCGCTGGAGACGGCCGGTCCCGCCGCCCACGGGGCCCCGGGCGTCCAGCCGACCTCGATCGGCACCGTCGGCGCCTCCCCGGCCGCCACCGCCGCCTGGCTCGGCGACCGCGCGCTGCCGGATCCGGGCACCGCGGCCAGGCGGCACCTGGAGGCGGTCGCACGACGGTACGGCGGGCCGGTCCCCGTGGGCCTTCCGATCACGGTCTTCGAACGCGGCTGGGTGCTGAGCTGGCTCGCCCGCGCGGGGATCCCCTTCGAGGTGCCGCCGGAGATGCTGGCGGACCTGCGGGCCGCGATCCAGCCGGTCGGCACGCCCGCCGGCGCCGGTCTGCCGCCGGACGCCGACACCACGTCGGTCGCCCTGTACGCCCTCGCGCTCCTCGGCATGCCGCACGAGCCGGACAGCCTGCGGGCCTTCCGCACGGACACCCACTTCTGCACCTGGCAGGGGGAGGAGGGGGCGTCGGTCAGCGTGAACGCCCACGTCCTCGACGCCTTGGGGCAGTACGCGGCGGTGCGGCCGGAGGCCGCGGAGCGCTACCGGCCCGACATGGACGCGATCGAGAACTGGCTCCGCGCGCGCCAGCGGCCGGAGGGCTGGTGGGAGGACCGCTGGCACGCCTCGCCCTACTACGCGACCGTCGCCTGCGCGCTGGCGCTCGACACGTTCGGCGGCGCCGGCTGCGCGTCCTCCGTGCGGGGGGCCGTGCGGTGGGTGCTGGAGACCCAGCGGGCCGACGGATCCTGGGGCCGCTGGGACGGCACCCGGGAGGAGACGGCCTACGCCCTGCAACTGCTGCTGCTGAGCCGCGACCACCGTGAGGACGGGCTCGTCGCGGAGGCGGCCGCCAAAGGATACGCATACCTGCTCCGGGCGGGCGAGGCCGACGACCCGCCGCTGTGGCACGACAAGGACCTCTACCTGCCGGTCGCGGTGGTCAGGGCGGCGATCCTCGCCGCCCTGCACCTCGCACAGTCCAGTCGACTTGTTGTCGACAGGCATCGTCAACTATGA
- a CDS encoding terpene synthase family protein, producing the protein MTKPTGDALRAARECGAAAAVSAELQRDLRACRDAYPALFPARPFDSALFSAVAQANAFGAPWASADRLRVASRTALWIFALDWLLDYMAKSREEVDRLVRGCLEVADGAPPPRDFPLGGFLAELRDGLAAAPAFTELEAVWREELRRMLSAMAREWDWKTAAREGTPPPTLDEYLDNADNFGSSFVNVSHWIRGGDPAALGRLDELRAASGRVQRVLRLLNDLATYERDLAWGDLNALMLCSGREEIAGRVGVLVDGCGELLEPLRDVCPDEVVYLERQIGYSMGFYGITDYWGGL; encoded by the coding sequence ATGACGAAGCCGACAGGAGACGCGCTCCGGGCGGCCAGGGAATGCGGTGCCGCCGCCGCCGTGTCCGCCGAGCTCCAGCGGGATCTGCGCGCGTGCCGGGACGCCTACCCCGCCCTCTTCCCGGCGCGGCCGTTCGACTCGGCGCTGTTCAGCGCGGTCGCGCAGGCCAACGCGTTCGGCGCGCCGTGGGCGAGCGCGGACCGGTTGCGCGTCGCGAGCCGTACGGCGTTGTGGATCTTCGCGCTCGACTGGCTGCTCGATTACATGGCGAAGTCGCGGGAGGAGGTGGACCGCCTCGTCCGCGGCTGCCTGGAGGTGGCGGACGGCGCACCGCCGCCGCGGGACTTCCCGCTGGGCGGATTCCTCGCCGAGCTCAGGGACGGGCTCGCCGCGGCGCCCGCGTTCACCGAGCTGGAGGCCGTCTGGCGGGAGGAACTTCGGCGCATGCTGTCGGCGATGGCGCGGGAGTGGGACTGGAAGACGGCCGCCCGCGAGGGGACGCCGCCGCCCACGCTGGACGAGTATCTCGACAACGCGGACAACTTCGGCTCGTCCTTCGTCAACGTGTCCCACTGGATCCGGGGCGGAGACCCGGCCGCGCTCGGCCGGCTCGACGAGCTGCGGGCCGCGAGCGGCCGGGTGCAGCGCGTCCTGCGCCTGCTCAACGACCTGGCCACGTACGAGCGGGACCTCGCCTGGGGCGATCTCAACGCGCTGATGCTCTGCTCGGGCCGGGAGGAGATCGCCGGACGCGTCGGCGTCCTGGTGGACGGGTGCGGCGAGCTCCTGGAGCCGCTGCGCGACGTCTGCCCGGACGAGGTGGTCTATCTGGAAAGGCAGATCGGGTACAGCATGGGCTTCTACGGGATCACCGACTACTGGGGTGGGCTGTGA